Within Caproicibacterium argilliputei, the genomic segment CAAGGCCGCCCCGCTGCAGAACCGAACCAATGCGGTCAATCAGCCCGCTGCGCTCCGCGCTGCCGCCGCCGTAAAGAATCAAAACCCTGCTGCCGCCGTATTTCTTAATTTCTTCCGCTGTTTTCAGTTCCGCATCTTTACCGAAAACCATTTCTGTAGGACATTGATACACGAAACTCTGCATTCGCCAATACCTCTTTTCAACACAAAGAACGGGCCTTACCGGCCTTTGGGGATGCAGACCGGCTGCCCGCTGTTTCTAAAATTATTCTGCTTCAAAGAACACTTTTACGCCCTGATAGGTCATGTATTCATCCAGCTTGCTGACCACTTCAAACGGTGCATGCATGGACAGCACCGGCACACCGACATCAATAACGTCGACGTTCATACCGGCAATATACATTGCAACGGTTCCGCCGCCGCCGCCATCCACCTTACCCAGCTCGCCAATTTGCCAAAGCACTTCATTTTCATCAAACAGGCGGCGAATCTCGCAGACAAACTCTGCACAGGCGTCGCTGGTATCATATTTGCCGCGCGCACCGGTGTACTTAGAAAGACCAACGCCATTGTTCAGATAGGTGGAGTTGTTCGCTTCGTAAGCATCCGGATAGTTCGGGTCAAATGCCGCTGTAACGTCGGCAGACAGGCAGCGGGACTTTGCCAGCACATGGCGGACTTTCAGCCCCTCTGCATCCGCAAGGTCTTCGATAAAGTCGTGCAGGAAATTGGAGTCCAGGCCGGTGTTGCCCACACTGCCGATTTCCTCACGGTCTGCCAGCACAGTAATAGCCGTACGCTTCGGCGTTTTGGTCTTAACCGCAGCCATCAGCTCCGCATAAGCGCAGGAGCGGTCATCCTGCCCGTATGCGCCGACCAGCGCGCGGTCAAACCCGATGTCGCAGGGATGGAACGCAGGTGTAAAGGCAATGTCCGCAGAAACGAAGTCCTCTTCGGTAATGCCGTACTGCTCGTTGAGCAGCTTCATAACATTGAGCTTAAACAGGCGCTCGCCGTCTTCATCACGCACGGGGCGGCTGCCAACCAGAACATTCAGCTTTTCTCCCTCAATGGCTTTGCCCAGAGTTTTCTGGGACTGCTCCGCAGAAAGGTGCGGGAGCAGGTCGCTGATGGTGAACATCGGGTCGCCCGGCTCTTCGCCCAAACGCAGATCCACATAACTGCCGTCCTTACGGCAGATACGACCATGCATTGCCAGCGGGATGGTGGTCCACTGGTATTTTTTAATACCGCCGTAATAATGGGTTTTGAGATGCGCCAGGTCGTTCTGCTCAAACAGCGGATGGGGCTTTAAGTCCAGACGCGGGCAGTCGATGTGCGCCGCCGCAATGTGCACGCCGTTTTTGCAGCCTTCTGTGCCGATTACCGCCAGAATCAGGGATTTTCCGCGGTTGTTGTAATACACCTTGCTGCCTGCCTGATACTGCTTGTCCGCCTCGAACGGCACAAAGCCCGCGTCCTGCACAATTTTCAGCGCGGTGTTCACTGCTTCCCGCTCGGTTTTCGCATTCTCAAGAAAGTCCTTGTATCCCTCGCAGAAAGCATCCGCTTTCTTGACTTTGGAATCGCTGACTGAGAAGAATCCGTTCTTCCGGTCAATTAAAAGCTTTTTTGCAAGCTCTTTGGTATCCGGTTTTTCCGACTTTTTCGCCATAGTGAGTCCTCCATTCATTTTGCTGACGATGTACTGTCTTGCCCGTATAATGTTTTATACTGTGTATAATTCGCCGCGACCTTCCGGGTATATGTACGGGTTTCCGCAAAGGGAATCTTCTGCAGGGTTTTGCCATCTGAAGAGTATTCCTTGTTTTTCAGCCATCCCCGAACGTTGCCCATGCCTGCGTTGTAAGCAGCAAGCGCCGTGTTCTGATTTGGAAACATTTCCAGCAGAATCGAAAGGTACTTGCACCCAAAGCGGATGTTGGTCTTGGGATCATACAGGTCATCTGTAGTATACTGCCTTTTATCACTTTTGTCCATGGTGCCGATCAGCCACGAAAAGGTATCCGGCATAATCTGCATCAAGCCAATGGCACCGGCCTGTGAAACGCAGTTGGGGTCAAACCCGCTTTCCTGCTTGATGACCGCATAAACCAGAGCCGGCTCCACATGAAACTCTTTGCTTTCCAGTTCCACATACTCCGAATACGTGCGCGGATAGGACGCATACTCCAACTGCTGCCCGGACTTCTGGACAGACAGTGTGCAGACATACACAATCAGCGACACAACAACAACAACCGCCATGACTGCCAGGGTTCGGTTGCGAATCACAATATTGCGGCGTGTTCTCGCCCACGCTTTGTCAGATACTTTGCTGCTCATAAACACTCTCCCAGCCATATCCGCAGCTGCCTTTCGGCATGTGCGGGCACTTCTGCAGGCGGCAGGGTTCCATCCAGAATCCAGTCCGCGTGCGACCGGAAAAACGCCTCTCCGAACTGTGACGCCATCCGGCGAACCGCCTCTTCTCTGCTGATTTTGTCCCGCTGCAGAATCCGTGCCAGCCGCAGGGGCTCTGGCGCCAGCACAGCGGCAACAGTCGTGCATACGGTTTCCAGTCCGCCTTCATAAAGCTGCGGTGCGTCGATAATCACTGCGCGGGACTTTCTCTCTGCTGCGTGCAGCTCCGACAAAATGGCCGCACGAATGGCAGGATGCGTCGCCGCGTTCAGCTTCTGAACCGACTGTGCATCCGCAAAGGCGCGTGTGGCAAGCAGCCTGCGGTTCAGCACGCCGTCCCGATAAATCTCCGCGCCAAAAGCCTGCTCAAGCGCCTGCCTGACCTGCGGCTGCTCCACTGCCCGGCGGGCCAGCCGGTCACAGTCAATGACGGTGCAGTGCAAAGCACGGAACGCTGCCGACCAAGTGGATTTTCCCGCGCCCGTAGGCCCTGTCAGGCCTATCACCGGGCTACGCAAGGGCAAGTACCTCAAATCCGGCGGCACGCATCAGGCGGTTGTATACTGCCAATCCCACGCCCTTCGGCTCTGGACAGCGAGCATAAACCGTCTGCGCACCGCGTGCGTCAAACTCACGCAGCGCGTCAAACAGCTCGTGCGCCATGGCCGCATCGTCCGAACTGCTGCCATAACAAATCGCCGGCACCTCCAGATGGGCATCATCCCCATTATAGCACAGCGCCATCACGCCGGAGCCTTTGTGCGCATTGACATATGCCGCGTACTGCGCATCTGTTCCCTGCAGGATAATGACATCTGCCTTGGGGGAATAATGCTTGTACTTCATGCCCGGAGAGGCGGCGCGCACGCCCTCTTTCAGCGGGTGCAGCACCGCATCGTCCATCTCCACAGTGCCCAGCACTGCGCGCAGCTGCTCCAGCGTAATGCCGCCGGGACGCAGCAGCCGCGGCGTGGGTGTGGCAAGCGTAATCACCGTGCTTTCCACACCCACGCCGCAGGGACCGCCATCCAAAACCGCCTCGATTTTTCCGCGCAGGTCGTGCAGAACGTGCTGCGCAGTTGTGGGGCTTGGTCTGCCAGATGTATTGGCAGACGGCGCCGCCAGCGGCAGACCGCTTTCCGCAATGATTCGCTGCGCCGCCGGGTGAGACGGAAAACGAACGGCCACGGTTGGCAGCCCTGCGCTCACCTCATTCGGAATACAAGGGGCTTTGGGCAAAATCATGGTCAGCGGGCCGGGCCAGAATGCCTTTGCCAGTTTTTTCGCCGCCTCTGGCACTTCCGTAACCAAATCGTAAATCTGCTCGAACTTCGCAATATGCACAATCAAGGGGTTATCTGCCGGGCGGCCTTTTGCCGCAAAAATTTTCGCGGCGGCTTTGCCGTCCAACGCATTTGCCGCAAGCCCGTAAACGGTTTCTGTCGGGATGCCGACCAAGCCGCCCTGCCGCAGAATCTGCGCAGCGCGTGCAAATCCCTTATCATCGGTCTTTAAGGATTCTGTCTGCATCAATTTCCCTCCTTCAAAATAAAAAACCGGATTTGCCTTTACGCACCGGCGCGCCCTTCCATGGAATCTTCCAACTGACTGGAGCGCTCAGCGGAAATTAAGGGGTCAACGACCTCATCCAACGCGCCATTCAGGATATCCTCCAGCCTATAAAGCGTCAATCCGATGCGATGGTCCGTCACGCGGCTCTGCGGATAGTTATATGTGCGAATCCGCTCGCTGCGGTCGCCGGTGCCCACCTGGCTGCGACGCTCGGAAGCGATGGCATCATCATGCCGCCGCTGCTCAATGTCCAGCAGCCGGCTGCGCAACACCCGCAAGGCTTTGTCCTTGTTTTTAAACTGGCTGCGCTCATCCTGACACTCCACCACCAAGCCGGATGGCAAGTGCGTAATGCGAATGGCGGAACTGGTTTTGTTAATGTGCTGACCGCCGGCGCCGCTGGAACGAAACGTGTCAATCTGCAAATCCTTCGGGTCAATCTGGACATCCACCTCGTCTGCCTCCGGCAAAACCGCAACTGTGGCAGTAGAAGTGTGAATACGGCCCTGCGCCTCTGTTTCCGGAACGCGCTGCACACGGTGCACACCGCTTTCATACTTCAGGCGCGACCATGCCCCCTGCCCTGAAACCATAAAGCTGATTTCCTTATAGCCGCCCAGTTCTGTCTCATTCGCATTCAGAATCTCTGTATTCCAACCGCGCATCTGCGCATACATCACATACATCCGGTACAGGACAGCGGAAAAAAGCGCGGCTTCTTCCCCACCGGCACCGCCGCGGATTTCCACGATGACATTTTTATCATCATTCGGGTCTTTCGGCAACAGCAGGATTTTGATTTCCTCGGTCAGTTTTTCCAAAGCCTTGTCTGCTTCCTTCAGCTGCTGCGCTGCCAGTTCATGCAAGTCACGGCTGCCGCTGTCAGCCAGCAATTCCTGGGCTTCGGCGTGATCTGCCTGTGCCTTTTGGTACTGACGGTAATGCACAACAATCGGCTCCAAGCCGCTGTATTCTTTCATCAAGTCCGTATATAAACGCTGGTCGGCGGTTACAGACGGATCGCACAGCCGGACACTCAATTCTTCAAACCGTTTCTCAAAAACCACAAGATTTTCAAACATTCCGTATTACAACTCCTTTCGGGGCGGCGGCGTTCCGTCTGCGGCGCCGGAGGCGGAGCGAGTAATCCGCCGGATATTCTTTTCACACTTTCGCCGCGGCAGCATGATCTCCCTGCCGCAGGAAGTACAGCGGATTTTAAAATCCATGCCCGCGCGCAGAACCAGAAACGTACTACCGCCGCACGGATGCGGTTTCTTCATCAGCAGAATATCACCCGGGCGAACGTCCATACTCCCGCTCCTTTCGTAATACACATATGATATTAGTATAACATTCCTGCCGACCGGAAACAATATCCTTTCCCGATTTTCTCGCCATTCCCGGCTGACGCCTTGAATATTTTTCCCTTTTTGTGTAATATGGACAACAGAAAGCAAAAGGAGTGATACATATGCAGAACACAGAAGCCCTGTCGCCAACGGAAATTCTGCAGACACTTTCCACCCGCACGCTGGGAAAAAGGCTGTACTGTCTACCGGAAACAGACTCAACCAACGAGGAAGTCAAGCGTCTGGCCAGACGCGGCGCACCAGACGGCACTGTGGTGACCGCAGAGCGACAAACTGGCGGCAAGGGGAGACTGGGTCGCGCATGGCACAGCCCGGCAGATGGCGGTTTGTACTTTACCGTGTTGCTCCGGGAAGCACACCTGCCGCAGCATCTGACAAACCTAACACTGCTCAGCGGGCTTGCGGTCTGCACAACACTGCGGGAACTTTATGGGATAGACGCACGCATTAAATGGCCCAACGACATTGTGGTTGGTGCTCGCAAACTCTGCGGCATTCTCGCCGAAACAGACTTTGCAAATGGAAAAGCTGCATGGGCGGCTGTTGGCATTGGCGTAAACGTCAACAATCCTTCGTTCCCGGAAAGCATTGCGTTCCGCGCCACTTCTCTGCTTTTAGAAACAAAAAAGCAGCAAAGTCGCGCGGCAGTTCTGCAGCGAATTTTGGAGCATCTGGAGCCGCTTCTGGAAGTCGGCACACTGCCCCCGACTTATGCGCAGCTTTGTGTTTCTCTTGGCAAGCCCGTCAGCTTTACATATGACCGGCATTTTCTAAAAGGGAAAGCAAAGGGCATTACACCGGACGGTTTGTTGCTGATAGAGCTGCCGAATGGCCGTACAGTGACCGTTGGCTCCGGTGAAGTGGTCGTGCAGGGTATTTACGCGCAAACGGTATAAAAAAGTCTGTATAAACGGGGGTTCTCCTCTGTACAGGCTTTTCCCTTGTCACCATTTTTCAGCTGACAAGGGATTTATCCGTATGCACATCAAGCTGCGGAAACGGGATGTGGTAACCATTTGCGTCGAAAGCCAATTTTACGGATTCCTGCATTTCGTAATAAAGATCCCAGTACGCCTCTGTTTGACACCACATCCGCACGGTCAAAACCACGGCGCTGTCTGCCTGCGCTTTCACGGCAATCAATGGCGCCGGCTGCTGCTGCACCTTACTGTTCTGCTCGGCAAGCTTTTGCAGCAAGGCTTTTGCACCCTGCAGGTCATCGCTGTAAGCAATGCTGAAGTCCATATCCAGCCGCCGCTTTTCCTGCGCGGTGTAATTGGTGATGACGCTGTCTGCCAACTTGGAATTTGGAAACACGACTTCTTTATTATCAAACGTCCGCAAAGAGGTAAACATCAATTCAACGCGTTCCACTGTTCCCTCCACATCCTCTGCGGCGATATAATCCCCAATGCGGAACGGCTTGGTAAACAGCATCTGAATCCCGCAGGCGATGTTTGCCATGTTCTCCTTAAGCGCCAGACTGATGCCCAACCCCACGGCGCTGAATGCGCCCACAATCACATTCGTGTCCAATCCCAAAGCGGAAAGTGCCATGATAATAGCAATAATTTTAATCAGAATCGCCGCGCCTGACGCAAGAAACGCAATCACACCGACGTCTCGGTCTGCTTTTTCCAGTGCCTTTTCGCAAAGCCGGTGCCCCAATTTGCTGAGTGCCCAGCCAACAACCAATATGACTGCGGCCGCTAGCAGTCTGGGGAGGAAGTCTCCCACTGCCGTCAAAAATTGTTCCCCTGTTTTGATGATGTTCATACGCCTCCTTTTATACAATCTGAAACAAGTAAAACTTCAGATAGTCCGTTTCCGGCACATTCCAAAGAATCGGGTGATCCGGTGCCTGCTGGCGTGCCTCAATCTGCCGCAGGGAAACCTGCGCGTCTGCCGCCGCAGCGTGCAGCATTTTGCAGAACAGCGGTTCCGGCATGAAGTGCGAACACGAACAGGTCGCCAGATATCCACCGCGCGGCAGCGACTTCATCGCGCGCAGGTTGATTTCCTTATACCCGCGCGCCGCACGCTCCACGGTTCGGCGGCTTTTGGTAAATGCCGGCGGGTCCAGAATAATAAAATCATACTGACCCGGCTGCAGGGTCGGCAACAGGTCAAACACATTGGCCTGCTCGCAGTCGACCAATCTCTCAAAGCCGTTGCGGTGAATATTGGCACGCGTCATAGCAATCGCTTCTTCGCTGATGTCTACCGCGTGCACATGCTGTGCGCCGCCTTTGGCGGCGTTCAGTGCAAAAGAGCCTGTGTGCGTAAAGCAATCCAGCACATTTTTTCCTGCCGCCAGCCGCGCAACCGCCTGTCGGTTGTACTTTTGGTCCAGAAAGAAACCTGTTTTCTGTCCATTTTCAAAATCCACAAGATAGCGGATTCCGTTTTCCGTAATTTCTGTCTGCGTGCTTTTCGGCTGCGCAATGCCCGGCAGAGGATAGAAGCCTTTCCCCTGCTGCAAGCCTTCCAGTTCGCGTATGGCCACATCATTCCGCTCATAGATGCCGTCAATGCGCTGCCCGTCCTGTGTCAGCACGCGATACAGTATCTCAAACAGCATAGGCTTAATTTTTTCAAATCCCAAAGACAGTGTCTGCACAACCAGAATGCTGCCAAAACGATCAACGGTCAAGCCGGGAAACTGATCCGCCTCCCCGAAAATGACGCGACAGCAGTCCGTATCTTTTCCCATGACGGTTTTGCGATACTCCCACGCATAGCGAATGCGGCGCTCAAAAAATGCTTCGTCAAAGCGGTCATTCGTGTTTCTGGAAAGCAGCCGCACACGGATTTTGCTGTGGCTGTTGTAAAATCCGGTGCCCAAATACCGTCCTTTGACAGAAAGCACATCCGTCAGCGCGCCGTCCTCCGGCGCTTCTCCAAGCGGCTGTACCTCTGCGTCAAACACCCACGGATGACCGCTGACAATTGATGTTTCCGCTTTCTTTGTGACTGTGACCTGCCTGTAACCCCTGTCTTTCATCTTTTCCTCCGCTGCGCTTTGCTGCAGCCGCCAATATTTTTTCGTTCTTATCATAACGAATTTTCCGCAAAAATGCAACAAAAAGCGGTCATCGGTTACCAACATTTTCCATATAGTTACCATGTTTTCGTTCATGCATTGACAATCCTTTTGGCAATGCTATAATTAAATAAAAATAAGATTTTGCAAGAAATGAATTTAGGTGATTCTATCGATTTTCATTTCATGAGAGGAGTGTTCGCTGCTATGACCGGAAGAAAAAATGCCACCCAAAAATTTGCTTCCAACGGAAAATGCTATCAAATTCTTTCCCGCCAAAGCGGAAAAGCGATTGGTGTGGACGAAGACGGTACTTTGCTGATCATGTGCACGCCTGACCCAAGCGCGCTGTCACAAAGCTGGAAATTGGAAACCGCCGAAGACGGCTTCTGCCGGATTTTCAACACAGCCTCCGGCAAAGCAGTCGATGTCATCAACGGCGGCACCGGGAACGGTGCCTGGCTGCACCAGTGGCCCCCCTGCGATGCGGACTCGCAGCTCTGGAAGCTAGAGCCGGCTTCTTCCCGCGGGTGCTATCGCTTCCTTTCAAAAGCAAGCGGCAAATGCATGGATATCGTGGATATTTCCAGTGAAGAGGGCGCCCATCTGCAAATCTGGGACAGTCTTGACGGCGAAAATCAAGAATGGAAGCTGGTTGCAATCACTGACGGCGCAGAAGCGCCGAAAGCAACTGCTCCGAAACGCCGACGTAGCTCCACGCGCAGAAACACGAGGCAAACCACCGCACCCGCAAAAGCAAACCGTGCTCTGAAACAGCCTGCCGCAGAATCCACCGCAACGCTCAAACCAGAAAAAACAGAATAACAGGTAAAACGGCTTCTGCGATGCAGGAGCCGTTTTCTGGATTGCAGGATTTACCTTCCATAACTTTCTGCCAAACGGAAAGAATACTTTCTGAGGTGAAGGTACATGGAAATACCCCAGCAAAGTTATCGGGATTTGTTCACGTTAATGCGCGAGGAACCAGAAGCTAAAAATTTTTATGCCCAGCTGCCACCAGAAACACAAGAAGAAATGCGCTCCCATGCATTTCGTGTAAACTCTCTCGACCATATGCGTGCCTGTGCGGACGCCTTCGTCCGGCGGGAAGAACAGGACTGAACCCAACAAAGCAGCCGGTGCGTGAAAATTTCGCACACCGGCTGCTGTTATTTATTTGAAGCAGACTGTTGCATGGTGAAGTATGCGGTTTTTGTGCACCAGTTTCCTGCTTTGTCCTGAATGCTGAAATCCAGGCGGTGACGGCCAGTTGCAAATCCCTTTCCACTGACGTAAACCGTTCCGTTTTCATCCCAGCTGTAACCGGACGACTGCGTATAACTGACACCATCAATGAGCACTTTTGCACTGCTCCAGTTTATGCCGGAACTGCCGACATCGTGGCAGTGAATTTCAATCTCCGCCTGATACCCGGTATACGTCTGCCCATCTGCACTGATGGAATCAACCAGTGGCACAGAAACATCCGCGGTCTTCCGGTTATACGTAAATTGAACGTCATCTACCACCAAATAGCCCTTGCGGCAGGCAGAAGCACTGGACGCCACCAGGCTGATGGAGCCGCTGCGCAGGGAAAACGGTCCTTTAGCGCTCTGCGGAATCGGCATTTCGATGTACTTCCAGCCATTCCAGTTCACGACGCCCGGCATGGAAATGTACACTTTCTGTCCTCGGCTGTTGTACACGCAACCCCACAAAGAATCCCCCTTGCAGGCGTTGCCATACACCCACATTCCCAAAGCAGTCGCATTGCCGGTACTGCTGCGGGCGCAGCGGGGACCAAAATTCACAGCAAGATTGCCGCTTTCCTTCGCCTTGCGGAAATCAAAGCTGACACGCATGGCGTATTTTCCGCTGTGTACCGGCGAGGTCATGGTGCCGTTGTTGACAGCCAGATCTTTATAATTGCCGGCAACCGCCCATTTCTCCGCAACGGTACGGTCACTGGTCAGCCATTCGCAGCTTTCCATGACTTCCGGCTGACCGACCGAAACGTGCACGCGCACACTTTGGCTGGTGCCATTCAGGCGAACGGTCACGTCACCTTCGGCAGGCGCCATTGCCGCATGGAAGACCCCGTTTGCATCCACACTGCCAAGGCCTGCGGGTACCGAATACGTGAGGTTTGCCAGATTGATTCCGACCGGACTGCCGCCGCTGTAAGCCGTGATGCCGAAATCCGCAGTCGCGCCCGGCTGCAGGCGGACACTGGTCACTTTCTGCTTTAAGCTGTCCGGCTGTACCACTCGGACGGTTTTAGAACCAACAGACTGTCCGTTCCAGTTGAGATGTGCTTCTACGGTTCCCTCGGCAGCACCTGCGGTGACGGTGCCGCGGGAATTGATGATTCCATCGGACTCAGTTGTAACAGACCAACTGAGTCCGGAAGAAGCCAGGTCAGAAGGACGGCCGTCCGCACTGCGTCCGGTTGCGGAAAACTGAATCAAACTGCCCGGCGCATACGCTTCATATGCCGTTTTTAAGTCAGCAGAAGCCATCTCACCGCCCTGTGGCGCACCAACGATAAACAGCCAGGAATTTGCTACGGCACGTTCTGTACCGTCAGAAGGGCGGTTCTGTATCTGCAGCGTGGAACTATCAGAAGTCTTTGTCAGGCAGGTTGCGGAACCGCCGCCATCCATATTGCCAGCCCAAACCGCGCCAAGGTCGCGCATTGCCACGGCAATGCCGTCCAGAGAAAGGCCGCTGGAATACGGAGCCTGCCGCCCGTCAACCGTCAGGAAAAAGACCGTATTGTCCGACCGAACACCGACTGCCACACGCGGCGCCAGGATGGTGCTGTGGTCTGTGTTAACAACCGTGCTGTTGTTCACCAAAACGCTGTGAATGCCCATTGCCTGCCAAATATCGGCTTTGTTGTTTTCGTACACGGTCCGGTCGCCGTAAATCGGCGTACCATCCCGTTTCATGCCAAAGAACTTCCACCAGGTGCGAATCGGTGCGTACGGATGAATTTCCTTGCCGTTTTTTACAACAACGCCCCAGGGATCTCCATTTTTCATATTATACATATCGCTGTTAATCGCGGCGACAACCTGCTTGCCTTCCTCTGAAACGGCTTTGGCCTGATTGCGCACCGTTGACAGCCCAATTTTTTCGCTGTCCTGTGGCGTGCCTGCCACCAGAGATACACGCGGATCACCTGCTTTAAAACTGAGCATATAGCACGTATTCCGGTGCTTGTCTGTACCAACATATGAAAACTTGGTTTCGGTAAGACCCGCAGTGACCTCACGATTTGTCACGCTCTCGACCTTTGACGCAAGAGAAAGCGTATAACCATTTACCGAACCGCCGGCGGCATAAACCGGAACCCCTGCAAGCGGCTGAACGAACACCGCCGTAACCAACAAAATTGGCAGCAGGATTTTTTTCATTCTCTGTTGAAAACGCATCTTCTCATCCTCTCTCACAGCTTCTATATGCTGTGGTCAGCAGTCATTTTCTTTCTATCCGTATCAGTGTATCATACTTTCCACGAAATGACAACAGAAGTTCCATTTCTCATTTATCTCTTAAAAAATCCCTGCCCCTTTTGGAAAAGGAACAAGGAACTTTTCGAAATTTCTAACCTGTATCAATACCAACGGCTGTTTTCCGAACTACTGGAGTCGCTGGAGCTCCACCCATTTTTCAGCGCGTTAATCAGCAGTCCTACAAACATCTGATAGTCCTGATAAGTAAAATCGTTTGTGCTGTCTGCAGCCGAGGAGGAAGCGCTGCTTAAAAGCCCGGCCAGCCCGGAGGTGTCCAAGCCAGTGGTGGCAGAGGCAGACGAAGCGGACGCTGTTTGAGAAGCAGAGGATGTCTCTGGTACCGTCAAATTCTGCCCCATGTAGCCTAAAACTTTTTTGACGTAATTCTGTGTTTCTGCGAACGGCGGAATGCCGCCATACTTTTCCACATTGCCGCAACCGGCATTATACCCCGCCAGCGCAAGCTTCACATCGCCGTTGTAGCGCTTCAAATCGGAAGCCAGCTCCCGCGCACCGCCCATGATGTTCTGCTCCGGATCAAAAATGTCCGTAATGCCATATTCTTTTGCAGTTTCCGGCATCAGCTGCATAATGCCGGAAGCACCAGCTGAAGAGACACAGTCTGTCTGAAAGTCTGACTCTGTCTTGGCAACGGCTTTTAAAAGATTTTCCGAAACTCCATATTTTTGCGCGGCCTTTTGAAACAGCGACTCCAACGAATTGGGCGCGGAAACCGATGAGTCGGAAAGCGACTGGTTCAGCGCACTTTGAAACGTCTGCTGAACAGACGAATCACTATTCGCAGATGAAGTT encodes:
- a CDS encoding RICIN domain-containing protein; the encoded protein is MTGRKNATQKFASNGKCYQILSRQSGKAIGVDEDGTLLIMCTPDPSALSQSWKLETAEDGFCRIFNTASGKAVDVINGGTGNGAWLHQWPPCDADSQLWKLEPASSRGCYRFLSKASGKCMDIVDISSEEGAHLQIWDSLDGENQEWKLVAITDGAEAPKATAPKRRRSSTRRNTRQTTAPAKANRALKQPAAESTATLKPEKTE
- a CDS encoding phosphodiester glycosidase family protein, encoding MRFQQRMKKILLPILLVTAVFVQPLAGVPVYAAGGSVNGYTLSLASKVESVTNREVTAGLTETKFSYVGTDKHRNTCYMLSFKAGDPRVSLVAGTPQDSEKIGLSTVRNQAKAVSEEGKQVVAAINSDMYNMKNGDPWGVVVKNGKEIHPYAPIRTWWKFFGMKRDGTPIYGDRTVYENNKADIWQAMGIHSVLVNNSTVVNTDHSTILAPRVAVGVRSDNTVFFLTVDGRQAPYSSGLSLDGIAVAMRDLGAVWAGNMDGGGSATCLTKTSDSSTLQIQNRPSDGTERAVANSWLFIVGAPQGGEMASADLKTAYEAYAPGSLIQFSATGRSADGRPSDLASSGLSWSVTTESDGIINSRGTVTAGAAEGTVEAHLNWNGQSVGSKTVRVVQPDSLKQKVTSVRLQPGATADFGITAYSGGSPVGINLANLTYSVPAGLGSVDANGVFHAAMAPAEGDVTVRLNGTSQSVRVHVSVGQPEVMESCEWLTSDRTVAEKWAVAGNYKDLAVNNGTMTSPVHSGKYAMRVSFDFRKAKESGNLAVNFGPRCARSSTGNATALGMWVYGNACKGDSLWGCVYNSRGQKVYISMPGVVNWNGWKYIEMPIPQSAKGPFSLRSGSISLVASSASACRKGYLVVDDVQFTYNRKTADVSVPLVDSISADGQTYTGYQAEIEIHCHDVGSSGINWSSAKVLIDGVSYTQSSGYSWDENGTVYVSGKGFATGRHRLDFSIQDKAGNWCTKTAYFTMQQSASNK
- a CDS encoding lytic transglycosylase domain-containing protein, producing MEIYFDPRTLLASQTSSANSDSSVQQTFQSALNQSLSDSSVSAPNSLESLFQKAAQKYGVSENLLKAVAKTESDFQTDCVSSAGASGIMQLMPETAKEYGITDIFDPEQNIMGGARELASDLKRYNGDVKLALAGYNAGCGNVEKYGGIPPFAETQNYVKKVLGYMGQNLTVPETSSASQTASASSASATTGLDTSGLAGLLSSASSSAADSTNDFTYQDYQMFVGLLINALKNGWSSSDSSSSENSRWY